From one Myxococcales bacterium genomic stretch:
- a CDS encoding class I SAM-dependent methyltransferase — protein MNNIHDYVTFADSTLAQAWTGKKVPMSDVYEAYIDGKLDIPSDKWNAFFDARNETMSFRITDSHLKWAVTNFIPEVFIHSKDQDKRVVGDNYNRGNDFYNWFLGESMVYTSAWFQTPETKLEQAQYAKIDHCCDKLMLKPGETLLDIGCGWGTFVARAAKERGVQSLGVCLAEEQVAFGRERIKAYGVEDKARVEVRDYRNVTGKFDKIVSLEMVEHVGIKNLDTYFEKVHDLLANDGLFVLRWTGIRNLYNPQNPISALTLAPEDLIWGLFMNRYIFPGADASLPLSSMLRAAEKAGFEIADVENMSPHYVRTLSDGPPSRGCFSRARLFGTRGDDPVQRWNARWRAGEPPKPRRAATWSRGRGCDVMSSTAVRYRTPSSTADQVVPRSRSRR, from the coding sequence ATGAACAACATCCACGACTACGTCACGTTCGCGGACAGCACGCTCGCCCAGGCCTGGACCGGTAAGAAGGTCCCGATGTCCGACGTCTACGAAGCCTACATCGATGGCAAGCTCGACATCCCGAGCGACAAGTGGAACGCGTTCTTCGACGCGCGCAACGAGACGATGTCGTTCCGCATCACCGACTCGCACTTGAAGTGGGCGGTGACGAACTTCATCCCCGAAGTGTTCATTCACTCGAAGGACCAGGACAAGCGCGTCGTCGGCGACAACTACAACCGCGGCAACGACTTCTACAACTGGTTCCTCGGCGAATCGATGGTCTACACGTCGGCTTGGTTCCAGACGCCCGAGACCAAGCTGGAGCAGGCGCAGTACGCGAAGATCGACCACTGCTGCGACAAACTCATGCTGAAGCCGGGCGAGACGCTCCTCGACATCGGCTGCGGCTGGGGAACTTTCGTCGCTCGCGCCGCGAAGGAGCGCGGAGTCCAGTCGCTCGGCGTCTGCCTCGCGGAGGAGCAGGTCGCCTTCGGCCGCGAGCGCATCAAGGCCTACGGTGTCGAGGACAAGGCGCGCGTCGAAGTGCGCGACTACCGCAACGTGACGGGCAAGTTCGACAAGATCGTCTCGCTCGAGATGGTCGAGCACGTCGGCATCAAGAACCTCGACACCTACTTCGAGAAGGTGCACGACCTCCTCGCGAACGACGGCTTGTTCGTCCTGCGGTGGACGGGCATCCGCAACCTCTACAACCCGCAGAACCCGATCTCGGCGCTCACGCTGGCGCCCGAGGACCTGATCTGGGGCCTCTTCATGAACCGCTACATCTTCCCCGGCGCTGACGCGAGCCTGCCGCTCTCGTCGATGCTCCGCGCCGCTGAGAAGGCGGGCTTCGAGATCGCGGACGTCGAGAACATGAGCCCTCACTACGTCCGCACGCTTTCTGACGGCCCACCATCGCGAGGGTGCTTCTCGCGAGCTCGCCTCTTTGGAACGCGCGGCGACGACCCGGTCCAGCGTTGGAACGCGCGATGGAGGGCCGGCGAGCCGCCAAAGCCCAGGCGCGCTGCGACCTGGTCGAGGGGGAGAGGCTGTGACGTCATGAGCTCGACGGCCGTGCGATACCGAACCCCGTCGAGCACCGCGGACCAAGTGGTTCCCCGCTCGCGGAGTCGTCGCTGA